Genomic segment of Ewingella sp. CoE-038-23:
CATTCCGGCAATGCCGGTCACCACGGTACAGAAAATCACCGGAGCGATGATCATCTTGATTAATTTAACAAAGCCGTCACCTAACGGCTTCATCTGTGCGCCTAGATCCGGATAGAAATGCCCAAGCAACACGCCCAGCGTAATTGCCGTTAATACCTGGAAATAGAGGCTTTTAAAGAGACTTTTTTTCATTTATTGCCCACCCTGTATAGATACAACAGCCGTGATAAATACCAAGGCTACCGCTCAAAATTGATAGGCGGAAAAATAACACCGCCATAACAAGATGGAAATAACTTGTTCCGCTTTGTAATTATCTTTGTTTTAAAATAAGAGCTGAAACGATTCAGTTAAAAAGTAATAGGCGAGAAAATACATAAGAACTGTTGCCCCACGGGGGGAAGTCACTAAAACCTTAACGCTATTTTTGCTATTAAAAGAAGGGAGGCATTTATTGGAGATAAATAACTCGCGCTAACTTTAGTTTTAAAACTAAAGTTATTTCCCGCAAAACTTACTTTCGAATTCAGCTTGCGGCAATGGGGGAGAGAAATAATAACCCTGACCAAAGATAATATTGTTTTCCAGCAGCCATTGGCGCTGCTCGTTGGTTTCGACGCCTTCGGCAATCAGTTGAATATCCATGGCTTTACCGATGGAAGCCACAATGTTCACCATCACATCATCCTCTGGCAGCACGTTGATAAAGCTGCGGTCGATTTTGATGACATCAATTGGCAAGCTGCGCAGGCGATTAAGATACTCCAGCCCGGAATAGCCCAGGCCAAAATCATCCAGCTCAATAGAGACGCCGGCGGCGCGCAATTCACTTAACAGGATTAAAGCGCGATCCAAATCCTCAATGCGCGCCGTTTCGGTGATTTCTAACACCAGTTGGCCCGGATTGATTTTATAACGGCTGAGCAAACTGCGCAGTTCAGGTAAGAAATTTCGCTGCTGGATTTGAATTCCAGACAGGTTAACCGACAGCGGCAGAGTAATTCCCCTCTGCTGCCAATCCGCCAAAATGCCGCAGCCTAATTCCAGCACTTTATAACCCAACAGCCCCATCACGCCTATTTCTTCCGCCAGCACGATGAAATCACTCTCCAGCCCATAACTGCCGTCCACCATTCTGCGCCGCAGCAGGGCTTCGGCCCCCATCACTTTGCCGGTCTGCATATTGAACTGGGGCTGAATAAACAGGATGAAGTCGTTTTGGCCGACGGCGTGCAGGATTTCGTTTTCCTGTAATAGCCGTTTTTGAATTCGGTCGGTCAGCTCTGGCTCGAAGAACAGAATCTGATTTTTGCCTTGTTGGTAGGCGGAAACGCGCGCCGCGCGGGCATTCGCCATCAACTGCGTGGCGGTCACTGGCGCTTCACCATCATAATGCACAATGCCGATACTGCCCGTCGGGTGCAGCGCCAGCGGCGTGACATCGCTCTGCTGCGGGGCATTGATGCGCTCCATAATATGGCGCGCCAGCCGCATCGCCATAAAAGGGCGGGGAATGTCACTCGCCAGCAAGGCCAGCTCGTTGTAACTCAGCCTTGCCAGCACGCAGTTGGCAGGCAGCACGTCAATAATAGCGTTAATCAGCGGGCAGCTCAGATGGCCATCGTCGCGCAGGCTTTCAATACCAATCAGCAGCAGATGGAAATCTTTCTCCTTCGTCGTGGCGTTCAGCCGCATCTGCAATTGCGCCATAAACTGCGCTTCATTGTTTAACGAGCTGTCGGTCGTCGAGGTGATGTCCTGCATCTTCTGCTGCATTTTAAGCAGATGCTGCTGATTGCGGTTATAACTGCGGATCAGCATACCAAACTCATCATCCTCGTGGCGTGGGGGCAGAGCCAGCTGATGGCTGCAAATTTCGTTTTCAGGCAGGGATTCCAACTCTCGCGCAATGGCCCGCAAGGGTTTTACCACCAGACGATTCACGCACCAGCTCACAGAAATAGTCAAAATCAGCGCCAGCAAGAGATAAGTCGTCAGCATGGTGGAGAGCGCGCTGATGATGAACTGGTACATCCGATAGGAGTCGGCTTGCAGCACTAAATACGCTAAAGGTTTGGGATCTTTCGGGCTGGCCGCCGCCGAATAGAGCGGCACGGAAATCTTCACCGGCAGGTTAAAACCGCGAGTGATCCATTCAGGCACGGGGCGGCCCGCGGGGAAATTAGTATGCAGCGCGGCAATTTCATTGGGCATCACCACGTCAGCGCGGCTGAGAATACCTACCGGACGCAGGGTATTGAGAATGTCTTGTGTTTCATTCAGGTTGACATCAAGCACCGCCTGAGAAAGCGGCTTTCTCACTGAATGCGCAATATTTTCAAGCTGTTGGGCGTAATCCTCCCTCCGCTGCTGCACAAAGTGAAACAGTTGGATGAGGATAAAAATACAGATAGTGATCACCGCAACGGTGGATACCGCCGCCATCTGTTTAATGGTTAATGAACGCCTGACCCGCAACCTAATTCTCCATGACTTGCCAACCTGATCAACCCGCCTATCCTAACAGTGCAAACGGGGGAACAATAGCTTGGCGCAGTATACCTGATAAGCCCCCTTTCTCATGCCTTAAGCGAGGGTTTTATGCATTAAAATTCTCTTTTTATATCAAAGAATAATAGTGACTTAATCCCTGAAGGGTTCATGGTATCCCTATTATAAATAGTTAATATTAATCGCCTTAGCCATGCGGCGGCTAATAACGTGAGCAAAATCGGCTATTAGTCTAACGCGGGGGATACCAAAGGGGTTAGTGTGCTATATAGGCAGTGAAAAACGAGATGAATGAATGGTTCAGCAGCAAACAATAGCAGAACACGCCTAACTCACTGTTTAACATTGAGTTACTTTGAAATCGACATGTTTGAGGCAGATGCATATTTTTCGTAAATACTGGTTCAAACTGTACGATAACTGTTACATTAAGATTATTCCTACGTCATAAATAATCTAGATTTTAACTAAGACATTCTGAAAATAGTGGCTTTAAGCAGGGAAGTCTTACGCCTAATACCTCTTAGGTAATGACTCCAACTTATTGATAGTGTTTTATGTTCAGATAATGCCCGATGACTTTGTCATGCAGCTCCACCGATTTTGAGAACGACAGCGACTTCCGTCCCAGCCGTGCCAGGTGCTGCCTCAGATTCAGGTTATGCCGCTCAATTCGCTGCGTATATCGCTTGCTGATTACGTGCAGCTTTCCCTTCAGGCGGGATTCATACAGCGGCCAGCCATCCGTCATCCATATCACCACGTCAAAGGGTGACAGCAGGCTCATAAGACGCCCCAGCGTCGCCATAGTGCGTTCACCGAATACGTGCGCAACAACCGTCTTCCGGAGCCTGTCATACGCGTAAAACAGCCAGCGCTGGCGCGATTTAGCCCCGACATAGCCCCACTGTTCGTCCATTTCCGCGCAGACGATGACGTCACTGCCCGGCTGTATGCGCGAGGTTACCGACTGCGGCCTGAGTTTTTTAAGTGACGTAAAATCGTGTTGAGGCCAACGCCCATAATGCGGGCAGTTGCCCGGCATCCAACGCCATTCATGGCCATATCAATGATTTTCTGGTGCGTGCCGGGTTGAGAAGCGGTGTAAGTGAACTGCAGTTGCCATGTTTTACGGCAGTGAGAGCAGAGATAGCGCTGATGTCCGGCGGTGCTTTTGCCGTTACGCACCACCCCGTCAGTAGCTGAACAGGAGGGACAGCTGATAGAAACAGAAGCCACTGGAGCACCTCAAAAACACCATCATACACTAAATCAGTAAGTTGGCAGCATCACCTACCTCTTATAACAAAATTCCTATCAGGCAAAATATATGAATAATTATGACGACATTAAGCGTTTCATGGAAAAATCAAAAACAGAAGACATTGATTATAAAGAAATAAATGCAAAGTCGATGGGCAATGGCATTACCAGCTCGATGAATAAATGGACATTGATTAAGCAGATTTCCTCTGGCGATGAGCCTCAGGGGGCGCTGGACAATGGCCGAACCACCCAGCCCACGCCACAGCCGGTGAACCGGGAAGAGTTCAAAAACCTTGCACCCGCCGCGCATAAAACCGAGATCCCGTCTCCGATCTCCGTGAGCATTACCAATGCTAAAACCGAGCCTAAAAATGTCTCGCCCGACATCGTTAGCTCGTCGATTGTCCCCGCAGAAATGAATATTCTGGACACGCTGCGCGCCGCCCTGCCGGAGCCTGATGCCGC
This window contains:
- the hmsP gene encoding biofilm formation regulator HmsP, translated to MRVRRSLTIKQMAAVSTVAVITICIFILIQLFHFVQQRREDYAQQLENIAHSVRKPLSQAVLDVNLNETQDILNTLRPVGILSRADVVMPNEIAALHTNFPAGRPVPEWITRGFNLPVKISVPLYSAAASPKDPKPLAYLVLQADSYRMYQFIISALSTMLTTYLLLALILTISVSWCVNRLVVKPLRAIARELESLPENEICSHQLALPPRHEDDEFGMLIRSYNRNQQHLLKMQQKMQDITSTTDSSLNNEAQFMAQLQMRLNATTKEKDFHLLLIGIESLRDDGHLSCPLINAIIDVLPANCVLARLSYNELALLASDIPRPFMAMRLARHIMERINAPQQSDVTPLALHPTGSIGIVHYDGEAPVTATQLMANARAARVSAYQQGKNQILFFEPELTDRIQKRLLQENEILHAVGQNDFILFIQPQFNMQTGKVMGAEALLRRRMVDGSYGLESDFIVLAEEIGVMGLLGYKVLELGCGILADWQQRGITLPLSVNLSGIQIQQRNFLPELRSLLSRYKINPGQLVLEITETARIEDLDRALILLSELRAAGVSIELDDFGLGYSGLEYLNRLRSLPIDVIKIDRSFINVLPEDDVMVNIVASIGKAMDIQLIAEGVETNEQRQWLLENNIIFGQGYYFSPPLPQAEFESKFCGK
- a CDS encoding IS1-like element IS1A family transposase (programmed frameshift) encodes the protein MASVSISCPSCSATDGVVRNGKSTAGHQRYLCSHCRKTWQLQFTYTASQPGTHQKIIDMAMNGVGCRATARIMGVGLNTILRHFKKLRPQSVTSRIQPGSDVIVCAEMDEQWGYVGAKSRQRWLFYAYDRLRKTVVAHVFGERTMATLGRLMSLLSPFDVVIWMTDGWPLYESRLKGKLHVISKRYTQRIERHNLNLRQHLARLGRKSLSFSKSVELHDKVIGHYLNIKHYQ
- the bcsO gene encoding cellulose biosynthesis protein BcsO is translated as MNNYDDIKRFMEKSKTEDIDYKEINAKSMGNGITSSMNKWTLIKQISSGDEPQGALDNGRTTQPTPQPVNREEFKNLAPAAHKTEIPSPISVSITNAKTEPKNVSPDIVSSSIVPAEMNILDTLRAALPEPDAAPPVAQPLAPQAASPFAASQAPAAATQHKEAGSQFRQMFKQKAPQREENTLPRDTPLQPLLEMIASCR